From a single Porites lutea chromosome 10, jaPorLute2.1, whole genome shotgun sequence genomic region:
- the LOC140950047 gene encoding uncharacterized protein, whose product MKLLSLVLLIVAFKCSLANFASSNSCQPLNRTLFGSCIDAGYNVSEFKTSTPQSQQLAILIQAAQSKLKNCSFSNQFSNLMTCSIFLPGSKCPSARLPCKDACRSFVSDCQDGSSDIEGLLTLFNGLCHLLPTDQCLSTSIAHSNTTTADNVTCHELNIRQCEDAGYSHTSVSSAYQKILETSDVFNNSKDNSTLRKIICMEVAPPCDNKSNNTLLVPCKTTCEAAFNESQPQFKEIFKSSDYCSAFPKTDRVDGQDYCVLQEWPNTGYWPSDLWKRVSTAHGLANSPSPPTIKLSENNGTSLSTNRSSENFTSTVPTTKASTNVSTPASTTQASVSGTTAVTTAKPSQSLAPTTHTSKPADNTTMTTTQTAKPVTTSMPTTQASKPVNTSMPTTQTAKPANTSMPTTQASKPVNTSMPTTQTTKPVNTSMPTTQASKPVNTSMPTTQTTKPVNTSMPTTQASKPVNTSMPTTQTTKPVNTSMPTTQASKPVNTSMPTTQTTKPVNTSMPTTQASKPANTSMPTTQASKPVNTSMPTTQTSKPVSTTMPTTQTAKPANTSMPTTQASKQSKSKSTGKSAEKPTSSHSGSKETPKVQAHKSGKLSAGIIAGIVVGVIAGLVLFVVGVIFFRRYKRLRAQYTHSLMVNMDEL is encoded by the exons ATGAAGCTTCTCTCGTTGGTTTTGCTTATCGTCGCTTTTAAATGCTCACTCGCAAATTTCGCCTCGAGCAACTCATGTCAGCCGCTGAATCGAACGCTGTTTGGAAGTTGCATTGACGCTGGCTATAATGTGTCTGAATTTAAAACAAGCACACCACAAAGTCAACAACTGGCGATTTTAATTCAGGCAGCGCAGAGCAAGCTTAAAAACTGTTCTTTCTCAAATCAGTTTTCAAATCTTATGACTTGCTCTATCTTCCTACCTGGTAGTAAGTGTCCCTCAGCAAGATTACCGTGTAAAGACGCTTGTAGAAGTTTTGTTAGCGACTGTCAAGACGGTTCAAGCGACATCGAAGGACTATTAACATTGTTCAATGGACTATGTCATCTTCTTCCCACAGACCAGTGTTTATCAACATCCATTGCCCACTCTAATACTACTACTGCAG ATAACGTCACGTGTCATGAGCTCAATATTAGACAATGTGAAGATGCAGGTTACAGCCACACTTCTGTGTCAAGTGCATATCAGAAGATACTGGAAACTAGTGATGTATTTAACAACAGCAAGGATAACTCCACGCTCAGAAAAATAATATGCATGGAGGTAGCCCCTCCTTGtgataacaaatctaacaacaCGTTGCTTGTTCCCTGTAAAACTACGTGTGAGGCTGCCTTTAACGAGTCGCAACCGCAGTTCAAAGAAATCTTTAAGAGCAGCGATTACTGTTCTGCATTTCCAAAAACTGACCGCGTTGACGGACAGGATTATTGCGTTCTTCAAGAGTGGCCAAATACAGGTTATTGGCCAAGTGATCTGTGGAAAAGAGTAAGCACAG CACATGGACTTGCTAATTCACCTTCACCACCAACAATAAAGCTATCTGAAAATAACGGCACGTCCTTGTCAACGAATCGATCATCTGAAAATTTTACCTCTACTGTACCAACAACGAAAGCGTCTACAAATGTTAGTACACCTGCATCAACGACTCAAGCATCGGTCAGTGGTACTACTGCCGTGACAACGGCTAAACCATCCCAAAGTCTTGCGCCAACGACTCACACATCCAAACCAGCTGATAATACGACTATGACAACCACTCAAACAGCCAAACCAGTTACTACGTCTATGCCAACCACTCAAGCATCCAAACCAGTTAATACGTCTATGCCAACCACTCAAACAGCCAAACCAGCTAATACGTCTATGCCAACGACTCAAGCATCCAAACCAGTTAATACGTCTATGCCAACCACTCAAACAACCAAACCAGTTAATACGTCTATGCCAACGACTCAAGCATCCAAACCAGTTAATACGTCTATGCCAACCACTCAAACAACCAAACCAGTTAATACGTCTATGCCAACGACTCAAGCATCCAAACCAGTTAATACGTCTATGCCAACCACTCAAACAACCAAACCAGTTAATACGTCTATGCCAACGACTCAAGCATCCAAACCAGTTAATACGTCTATGCCAACCACTCAAACAACCAAACCAGTTAATACGTCTATGCCAACGACTCAAGCATCCAAACCAGCTAATACGTCTATGCCAACGACTCAAGCATCCAAACCAGTTAATACGTCTATGCCAACGACTCAAACATCCAAACCAGTTAGTACGACTATGCCAACCACTCAAACAGCCAAACCAGCTAATACGTCTATGCCAACCACTCAAGCATCTAAACAAAGCAAGAGCAAGAGCACTGGAAAATCAGCTGAGAAACCTACGAGTAGCCACTCTGGTAGCaaag
- the LOC140950048 gene encoding uncharacterized protein isoform X1 gives MLCKTRLFSIFLPFAIFFIGVSCAERQCDQINKTIPNLHLHCGYNLTARYTHGHHFSSASRAIISLKNVLKNCSLFVDTMICSLFLPRCTEEINGPYLPCRGVCYDFAHDCNKIIRTRGLEWTVAMCDILPEKDNPKTTKGYRERCFTPPNYIVSGKKYKHNCSDVVIPECQGIPGYTKTVVSPSLQRRYATYIRSKIRYNASDPCSQGRKEIVCAENLPACMDGTVGFLCRDECLGFFNRCKSPFFYGRDMCMEFPEKEDSHNHVVCKQTHWPRSENWPLTETPSATPTAISGTPTSREPSSKTDTDEKPTTTDKSNKADEIPTNSTDIPSPAVKGHQKDKRSGPNKLLVGFMVTFAFFILIVLGVVGFVWYRRKKVRQFDYQKQVLYSEDREDEFQIFT, from the exons ATGTT GTGCAAAACAAGACTATTTTCCATTTTCCTGCCGTTTGCCATTTTCTTTATTGGAGTTTCTTGTGCCGAGCGGCAGTGTGATCAAATTAACAAAACGATCCCTAACCTTCATCTACACTGCGGCTACAACCTTACAGCTCGGTACACTCACGGACATCATTTCAGCAGTGCTTCGCGGGCAATAATATCTCTGAAAAACGTTCTCAAGAACTGCTCGCTTTTCGTTGATACCATGATTTGTTCTCTCTTTCTACCGCGGTGCACAGAGGAGATAAATGGACCTTATTTACCCTGCCGAGGAGTCTGTTACGACTTCGCACACGATTGCAATAAAATCATTCGGACCAGAGGACTTGAATGGACCGTAGCTATGTGTGATATTCTTCCAGAGAAAGACAACCCCAAGACTACTAAGGGCTACAGAGAGAGATGCTTCACTCCCCCTAACTACATAGTGAGCGGGAAAA AATACAAGCACAACTGCTCAGATGTGGTTATTCCAGAATGCCAAGGTATCCCTGGTTACACTAAGACAGTAGTATCACCCAGCCTACAACGTAGGTACGCAACCTATATTCGATCAAAGATCAGGTATAACGCGAGTGATCCTTGTAGCCAAGGACGGAAAGAAATAGTCTGTGCGGAGAATTTACCAGCTTGCATGGATGGAACAGTCGGCTTTCTCTGTAGAGACGAATGTCTGGGATTTTTTAACAGGTGCAAGTCACCTTTCTTTTATGGGAGAGATATGTGTATGGAGTTTCCTGAGAAAGAAGATAGCCATAATCATGTTGTATGTAAGCAGACGCACTGGCCCCGTTCGGAGAATTGGCCGTTGACTGAAACTCCTAGTGCTACGCCGACAGCGATTTCAG GTACTCCTACATCTCGAGAACCTTCAAGTAAAACAG ATACCGACGAGAAGCCAACAACCACAG ACAAGTCAAATAAAGCCGATGAGATCCCTACGAACAGTACAG ACATACCTTCACCAGCTGTCAAAGGACACCAGAAAGACAAAAGATCTGGCCCAAATAAACTCTTAGTAGGGTTTATGGTCacctttgctttttttattctAATTGTTCTAGGAGTTGTAGGTTTTGTTTGGTATAGGAGGAAGAAAGTTCGTCAGTTTGACTATCAAAAACAAGTTCTGTATTCCGAGGACAGAGAAGacgaatttcaaatttttacttaa
- the LOC140950048 gene encoding uncharacterized protein isoform X2: protein MLCKTRLFSIFLPFAIFFIGVSCAERQCDQINKTIPNLHLHCGYNLTARYTHGHHFSSASRAIISLKNVLKNCSLFVDTMICSLFLPRCTEEINGPYLPCRGVCYDFAHDCNKIIRTRGLEWTVAMCDILPEKDNPKTTKGYRERCFTPPNYIVSGKKYKHNCSDVVIPECQGIPGYTKTVVSPSLQRRYATYIRSKIRYNASDPCSQGRKEIVCAENLPACMDGTVGFLCRDECLGFFNRCKSPFFYGRDMCMEFPEKEDSHNHVVCKQTHWPRSENWPLTETPSATPTAISGTPTSREPSSKTDTDEKPTTTDIPPSGVQGLQKDKKSGSNKLLVGLVVTFVFLILVVLGVVGFVWYRRKKVRQFDYQKQVLYSDDKEEEFEIST, encoded by the exons ATGTT GTGCAAAACAAGACTATTTTCCATTTTCCTGCCGTTTGCCATTTTCTTTATTGGAGTTTCTTGTGCCGAGCGGCAGTGTGATCAAATTAACAAAACGATCCCTAACCTTCATCTACACTGCGGCTACAACCTTACAGCTCGGTACACTCACGGACATCATTTCAGCAGTGCTTCGCGGGCAATAATATCTCTGAAAAACGTTCTCAAGAACTGCTCGCTTTTCGTTGATACCATGATTTGTTCTCTCTTTCTACCGCGGTGCACAGAGGAGATAAATGGACCTTATTTACCCTGCCGAGGAGTCTGTTACGACTTCGCACACGATTGCAATAAAATCATTCGGACCAGAGGACTTGAATGGACCGTAGCTATGTGTGATATTCTTCCAGAGAAAGACAACCCCAAGACTACTAAGGGCTACAGAGAGAGATGCTTCACTCCCCCTAACTACATAGTGAGCGGGAAAA AATACAAGCACAACTGCTCAGATGTGGTTATTCCAGAATGCCAAGGTATCCCTGGTTACACTAAGACAGTAGTATCACCCAGCCTACAACGTAGGTACGCAACCTATATTCGATCAAAGATCAGGTATAACGCGAGTGATCCTTGTAGCCAAGGACGGAAAGAAATAGTCTGTGCGGAGAATTTACCAGCTTGCATGGATGGAACAGTCGGCTTTCTCTGTAGAGACGAATGTCTGGGATTTTTTAACAGGTGCAAGTCACCTTTCTTTTATGGGAGAGATATGTGTATGGAGTTTCCTGAGAAAGAAGATAGCCATAATCATGTTGTATGTAAGCAGACGCACTGGCCCCGTTCGGAGAATTGGCCGTTGACTGAAACTCCTAGTGCTACGCCGACAGCGATTTCAG GTACTCCTACATCTCGAGAACCTTCAAGTAAAACAG ATACCGACGAGAAGCCAACAACCACAG ACATCCCTCCTTCAGGTGTTCAAGGACTCCAGAAAGACAAAAAATCTGGCTCTAATAAGCTCTTAGTTGGGCTTGTCGTCACATTTGTTTTCTTGATTCTAGTTGTCCTAGGAGTTGTAGGGTTTGTGTGGTATAGGAGGAAGAAAGTTCGTCAGTTTGACTATCAAAAACAAGTTCTTTACTCCGACGACAAAGAggaagaatttgaaatttctacttaa